TCCTCGATCCGATCAACGTGGTCGTCGCCCTGACGCTGTACACGCTGGCCCTGCTGGTCCGGGTCGTCGCGGACGGCCTGGACTCGGTGGACCCGCTGGTCGTGCAGAGCGCGAAGGCCATGGGCTACAAGACGTTGCCGATGCTTATCCGGGTGCAGCTGCCGCTGGCCATCCCGGTCATCGGGGCCGGCCTGCGGGTCGCCGCGGTGTCCAACGTCAGCCTGGTCTCGGTGGCCGCGCTGCTCGGTGTGCCGCAACTCGGGCAGCTGTTCACCGTCGGGTTCCAGCTCGACTTCTTTACCCCGATCATCACCGGGCTGGTGCTCTGCCTGGTCATCGCCGCGATCTTCGACATGCTGATCCTGCTGGCCATCCGGCTGAGCACCCCCTGGATCCGGGCGACCCGGAGCAGCAAGCCGGTGTCCGAGCCGACGGCTGCCGACGCCGACCAGAAGTCGGCCGACGCCAAGGCGGTGACCGCGTGAACGCCGGATGGCGGTGGTTGACCGACGGCAGCCACTGGACCGGCGCCGACGGGGTGTGGACCCGGCTGGGCGAGCACCTCTGGTACACGCTGCTGGCCCTGGTCATCGCGGCGGTGATCGCGTTGCCCATCGGCGCGTTGATCGGCCACACCGGTAAAGGCACCGCCCTGGTGACCGGCCTGGCGAACGCGTTGCGGGCCATCCCGACGTTCGGTCTGCTGATCCTGCTCGCCCTGTACGGACTGACGAATCTGCGCGGCGAGTTCGCGCTGCTGGGCCCGACGATCGTGGTGCTGGTGATCCTGGCCATCCCGCCGATCCTGTCCAACACCTACGCCGGGATCGCCGCCGTCGATCCGGCGGTCCGGGACGCCGCCAAGGGGATGGGGATGACCGGCCGGGGTGCACTGTTCCGGGTGGAGCTGCCGTTGGCCCTGCCGCTGATCCTGTCCGGTCTGCGGTCGGCGTTCCTGCAGGTGGTGGCCACCGCGACGATCGCCGCGTTCGTGTCCCTTGGCGGGTTCGGCCGCTACGTCGTCGACGGGCTGGCCCAGCAGGACTACGCCAAGGTCGTCGGCGGGGCGGTGCTCGTGGCGCTCCTGGCCATCATCGGCGACCGGCTGATCGCGCTCGTGGGCCACTTCGTGGTCTCCCCGGGCCTGACCGGCCGGCGGGTGTCCGGCCGGGCGACCACCGCCGATCTGGTCGTCCCGGCCGAGAGCGACAAGCCCCAGGACAGCGAGGCCGCGGTGCTGCGCACCGTCGACGCCGGCGGCAAGCACTGAGACTCGTGGGTCGCCACGATTCCCGGAACGGCGCGATGTAGCTCACTTTTCGTGTTCCAGAACGGTCACGGTTGCGGCCGTCCCGTTGCCCTGGCCGCCCAGGCGGGTAGGAAGACCCCATCACCCGAAGGAGATTGACGTGACTGTGCGATCCCTGTTCTCCCGGTCGTCCTCGACCGGCCGCCGGCGCCTCGCCGGTATCGCCGCGGTCGGCACCGCGGCCGCGCTGGCTCTGACCGCGTGCGGCGGGTCATCGGACCCGCTGTCCGGTGGCGGCACCTCGGCGTCCTCGACGGCCGCCAGCAGCGGTGGCGGGGGCGGCTCCCTGGTCATCGGCTCGGCCAACTTCCCCGAGAGCGCGC
This window of the Nakamurella flava genome carries:
- a CDS encoding ABC transporter permease, with translation MRWDWLDRNSDQIISWFLSHVWLAAVPTVLGLLLALPLGAVAHKYRWSYSVLITVAGLLYTVPSLALFVMLPGLLGTRILDPINVVVALTLYTLALLVRVVADGLDSVDPLVVQSAKAMGYKTLPMLIRVQLPLAIPVIGAGLRVAAVSNVSLVSVAALLGVPQLGQLFTVGFQLDFFTPIITGLVLCLVIAAIFDMLILLAIRLSTPWIRATRSSKPVSEPTAADADQKSADAKAVTA
- a CDS encoding ABC transporter permease produces the protein MNAGWRWLTDGSHWTGADGVWTRLGEHLWYTLLALVIAAVIALPIGALIGHTGKGTALVTGLANALRAIPTFGLLILLALYGLTNLRGEFALLGPTIVVLVILAIPPILSNTYAGIAAVDPAVRDAAKGMGMTGRGALFRVELPLALPLILSGLRSAFLQVVATATIAAFVSLGGFGRYVVDGLAQQDYAKVVGGAVLVALLAIIGDRLIALVGHFVVSPGLTGRRVSGRATTADLVVPAESDKPQDSEAAVLRTVDAGGKH